One window from the genome of Drosophila albomicans strain 15112-1751.03 chromosome 2L, ASM965048v2, whole genome shotgun sequence encodes:
- the LOC117566173 gene encoding hypodermin-A-like isoform X1, with amino-acid sequence MFATLFVLLSVATLGCALHLPIGPEFLLKKGPINNRIVGGKYTPIEAIPWQVSVQKLGRHHCGGVIYSKNIIITAAHCFFDKNGNILDLEIFDVRVGSNTSEDGGSVIKVDKRIVHDRYSRYPITQYDIALILLSSPLQMGPTVKAIPLAESVPNEGAAVLVSGWGQTETELDSKYLKSVYVNIVNREECARIDGVLIKATICAGSPWKDSCGGDSGGPLTYRGKLVGIVSFGSRNCGTPGQPAVYTDVVELRKWIEEEATKLSSN; translated from the coding sequence GTTGCGCATTGCACTTGCCGATTGGACCTGAATTTCTATTGAAAAAAGGACCAATAAACAATCGCATCGTTGGAGGAAAGTACACACCAATAGAGGCAATACCTTGGCAAGTGTCGGTGCAAAAACTAGGACGGCATCACTGTGGTGGCGTCATCTACAGCAAAAACATCATTATAACAGCCGCCCACTGTTTTTTCGATAAAAATGGCAATATTCTTGATCTCGAGATTTTTGATGTGCGCGTTGGCAGTAATACGTCTGAAGATGGTGGATCGGTGATTAAAGTTGACAAGAGAATCGTGCATGATCGTTATAGTCGTTATCCAATAACTCAATATGACATcgctttaattttgttaagtTCGCCCCTTCAAATGGGTCCAACTGTTAAGGCCATTCCACTGGCAGAATCAGTTCCTAATGAAGGGGCTGCTGTCCTTGTCTCTGGCTGGGGACAAACAGAGACCGAGCTTGATTCAAAATATCTAAAAAGTGTCTATGTGAACATTGTTAATCGCGAGGAGTGCGCCAGGATTGATGGAGTGCTTATAAAAGCAACAATATGTGCTGGTTCCCCTTGGAAAGATTCGTGCGGTGGAGATTCTGGTGGCCCATTGACTTACAGAGGTAAACTTGTGGGCATTGTTTCTTTTGGGTCTCGAAATTGCGGTACACCCGGTCAACCCGCTGTCTATACAGATGTCGTGGAGCTTCGCAAATGGATTGAAGAGGAAGCCACAAAACTAAGCTCAAACTGA
- the LOC117566163 gene encoding phospholipase A1 yields MRITYIILATLSVTLAAPSTETSASSMEELNNKCDHKLTKSNKYLDYPFWKKFFKHWVPFTSSSRVKMQFFLFKKDFPDCGRELFPGDDETLEHSGFDSRHPTRIIIHGWMSQGKGSLNRDVKTAYLSLTKPRPKAEGNEDNEIKIPLYEDFNIVVCDWSKISSNVNYFGVADMVEDLGFLLAEFVRHLHMRAGLNYDDVYLIGHSLGAQIAGSAGKQIKPYRFNTIYALDPAGPAFRDQSDEYRVDASDAHYVESIQTSTGLGFEQPVGHASFYPNFGKDQKKCYMYGCSHKRAHDYFAESINSTKGFWGIRCERMSRKNWILLDNDGEFRMGGEPSNPKNGTFYVKTYDKPPYAMGKREELAKEPPKEEATTIVYH; encoded by the exons ATGCGAATTACATACATCATTCTAGCTACGCTCAGCGTAACGCTAG CGGCGCCTTCAACCGAAACTTCCGCTTCCTCAATGGAGGAGCTGAACAACAAATGTGATCACAAGTTGACGAAATCGAACAAATATTTGGATTATCCATTTTGGAAGAAGTTCTTCAAGCATTGGGTTCCATTCACAAGTAGCTCGCGTGTCAAAATGCAATTCTTTCTATTCAAAAAGGATTTCCCTGATTGCGGTCGAGAACTTTTCCCAGGCGACGATGAAACCTTGGAGCATTCTGGTTTCGATTCACGTCATCCCACACG CATTATAATACATGGCTGGATGAGTCAGGGCAAGGGATCGCTCAATCGAGACGTGAAGACCGCCTATCTGAGCTTGACAAAACCGCGACCCAAAGCTGAAGGTAATGAAGATAACGAAATCAAAATTCCTCTCTATGAAGACTTCAATATTGTTGTCTGCGATTGGAGTAAAATTTCCTCGAATGTGAATTACTTTGGGGTCGCCGATATGGTCGAAGATCTGGGATTTCTACTCGCCGAATTTGTGCGTCATCTTCACATGCGAGCGGGACTTAACTATGATGATGTTTACTTGATTGGTCACTCGTTGGGTGCCCAAATCGCCGGAAGTGCtggaaaacaaataaaacccTATCGCTTCAATACGATATATGCCCTGGATCCGGCTGGACCTGCTTTCCGTGATCAGAGCGATGAATATCGCGTCGATGCCAGTGATGCGCACTATGTGGAATCGATACAGACGAGCACGGGGTTAGGTTTTGAGCAGCCCGTCGGACATGCGTCGTTCTATCCGAACTTTGGCAAGGATCAGAAAAAGTGCTATATGTATGGCTGTTCGCATAAGCGAGCTCACGATTATTTTGCCGAGTCCATCAATAGCACCAAGGGCTTTTGGGGCATTCGCTGTGAACGCATGTCACGCAAGAATTGGATATTGCTGGATAATGACGGCGAGTTTCGCATGGGTGGCGAACCTTCGAATCCCAAGAACGGCACCTTCTATGTGAAGACCTACGATAAACCTCCTTATGCCATGGGCAAAAGAGAGGAGCTGGCCAAGGAACCGCCCAAGGAGGAAGCTACTACTATCGTTTATCATTAG
- the LOC117564148 gene encoding uncharacterized protein LOC117564148 — protein MDMPLSGKLAIVAATAGTFFALGAYYQHQHVIRNIKRLEQRNPHAYFIRRKLYALLDIFYVQFGNEFFEEDCDESESHRMGGIMKYGFPSMNEISLNETYNFVTSFDRRNSAIQWMCERVEPTSYTNNPLSQSSRYGLSVRPRPLNHMADVSFQHSEAARVFFMANIKPFLNRGFNARVWEKLLLYIHEMSQNYGDVFVYTGSIYLPRELKSNNWYLEFQPEDNAIIAVPTHFFKIVIVDPKELHSTPYAEAYVVPNSSISDNTELRSLLSDVRDIENATGLKFFEGLDRNFVNTQVTNQGHEPALATITD, from the exons ATGGATATGCCCCTGAGTGGTAAATTAGCGATTGTCGCAGCCACAGCTGGaactttttttgctttagGTGCTTATTATCAACATCAGCATGTGATACGCAACATCAAGAGGTTGGAACAGCGCAATCCACACGCCTATTTTATCAGGCGTAAGCTGTATGCGTTG CTGGATATATTCTATGTGCAATTTGGCAATGAGTTTTTCGAGGAGGATTGCGATGAATCGGAATCCCACCGCATGGGCGGAATAATGAAGTATGGATTTCCTAGCATGAATGAGATTAGCTTGAATGAGACGTACAATTTTGTGACATCATTCGATCGTCGCAACTCCGCGATACAATGGATGTGCGAACGTGTCGAACCCACAAGCTATACAAATAATCCCCTATCGCAATCCTCCCGTTACGGCCTCTCGGTACGACCTCGACCTTTGAATCACATGGCGGATGTGTCATTTCAACACTCGGAGGCGGCGCGTGTCTTCTTCATGGCGAATATTAAACCATTCTTGAATCGTGGCTTCAATGCACGCGTTTGGGAGAAATTACTGCTCTACATTCATGAGATGTCACAGAATTATGGCGATGTTTTTGTGTACACCGGTTCCATTTACTTGCCGCGCGAATTGAAGAGCAACAATTGGTATTTGGAATTTCAACCGGAAGATAACGCCATCATTGCAGTGCCCACGCATTTCTTCAAGATCGTCATTGTCGATCCGAAGGAGTTACATAGCACGCCTTATGCCGAGGCTTATGTGGTGCCCAATTCATCGATAAGCGATAACACCGAGCTGCGATCACTGCTCAGCGATGTCCGTGATATCGAGAATGCAACTGGTCTCAAATTCTTTGAGGGTCTCGATCGCAACTTTGTCAACACGCAAGTGACCAACCAGGGTCATGAGCCAGCCCTGGCAACTATCACCGATTAA
- the LOC117566173 gene encoding hypodermin-A-like isoform X3, translated as MLFTLLALLSVATFGCALHLPIGPEFLLKKGPINNRIVGGKYTPIEAIPWQVSVQKLGRHHCGGVIYSKNIIITAAHCFFDKNGNILDLEIFDVRVGSNTSEDGGSVIKVDKRIVHDRYSRYPITQYDIALILLSSPLQMGPTVKAIPLAESVPNEGAAVLVSGWGQTETELDSKYLKSVYVNIVNREECARIDGVLIKATICAGSPWKDSCGGDSGGPLTYRGKLVGIVSFGSRNCGTPGQPAVYTDVVELRKWIEEEATKLSSN; from the coding sequence GTTGCGCATTGCACTTGCCGATTGGACCTGAATTTCTATTGAAAAAAGGACCAATAAACAATCGCATCGTTGGAGGAAAGTACACACCAATAGAGGCAATACCTTGGCAAGTGTCGGTGCAAAAACTAGGACGGCATCACTGTGGTGGCGTCATCTACAGCAAAAACATCATTATAACAGCCGCCCACTGTTTTTTCGATAAAAATGGCAATATTCTTGATCTCGAGATTTTTGATGTGCGCGTTGGCAGTAATACGTCTGAAGATGGTGGATCGGTGATTAAAGTTGACAAGAGAATCGTGCATGATCGTTATAGTCGTTATCCAATAACTCAATATGACATcgctttaattttgttaagtTCGCCCCTTCAAATGGGTCCAACTGTTAAGGCCATTCCACTGGCAGAATCAGTTCCTAATGAAGGGGCTGCTGTCCTTGTCTCTGGCTGGGGACAAACAGAGACCGAGCTTGATTCAAAATATCTAAAAAGTGTCTATGTGAACATTGTTAATCGCGAGGAGTGCGCCAGGATTGATGGAGTGCTTATAAAAGCAACAATATGTGCTGGTTCCCCTTGGAAAGATTCGTGCGGTGGAGATTCTGGTGGCCCATTGACTTACAGAGGTAAACTTGTGGGCATTGTTTCTTTTGGGTCTCGAAATTGCGGTACACCCGGTCAACCCGCTGTCTATACAGATGTCGTGGAGCTTCGCAAATGGATTGAAGAGGAAGCCACAAAACTAAGCTCAAACTGA
- the LOC117566173 gene encoding hypodermin-A-like isoform X2 has protein sequence MFPTLLVLLSVATLGCALHLPIGPEFLLKKGPINNRIVGGKYTPIEAIPWQVSVQKLGRHHCGGVIYSKNIIITAAHCFFDKNGNILDLEIFDVRVGSNTSEDGGSVIKVDKRIVHDRYSRYPITQYDIALILLSSPLQMGPTVKAIPLAESVPNEGAAVLVSGWGQTETELDSKYLKSVYVNIVNREECARIDGVLIKATICAGSPWKDSCGGDSGGPLTYRGKLVGIVSFGSRNCGTPGQPAVYTDVVELRKWIEEEATKLSSN, from the coding sequence GTTGCGCATTGCACTTGCCGATTGGACCTGAATTTCTATTGAAAAAAGGACCAATAAACAATCGCATCGTTGGAGGAAAGTACACACCAATAGAGGCAATACCTTGGCAAGTGTCGGTGCAAAAACTAGGACGGCATCACTGTGGTGGCGTCATCTACAGCAAAAACATCATTATAACAGCCGCCCACTGTTTTTTCGATAAAAATGGCAATATTCTTGATCTCGAGATTTTTGATGTGCGCGTTGGCAGTAATACGTCTGAAGATGGTGGATCGGTGATTAAAGTTGACAAGAGAATCGTGCATGATCGTTATAGTCGTTATCCAATAACTCAATATGACATcgctttaattttgttaagtTCGCCCCTTCAAATGGGTCCAACTGTTAAGGCCATTCCACTGGCAGAATCAGTTCCTAATGAAGGGGCTGCTGTCCTTGTCTCTGGCTGGGGACAAACAGAGACCGAGCTTGATTCAAAATATCTAAAAAGTGTCTATGTGAACATTGTTAATCGCGAGGAGTGCGCCAGGATTGATGGAGTGCTTATAAAAGCAACAATATGTGCTGGTTCCCCTTGGAAAGATTCGTGCGGTGGAGATTCTGGTGGCCCATTGACTTACAGAGGTAAACTTGTGGGCATTGTTTCTTTTGGGTCTCGAAATTGCGGTACACCCGGTCAACCCGCTGTCTATACAGATGTCGTGGAGCTTCGCAAATGGATTGAAGAGGAAGCCACAAAACTAAGCTCAAACTGA
- the LOC117563858 gene encoding trypsin alpha-like: MFSTLLALLSVATFSCALHLPVDPELLLKKGPINNRIVGGEDTPIETIPWQVLLLKLGRPYCGGVVYSKNIIITAAHCVCDNYANILDPKIFDVRVGSSTSNNGGSVIKVAKTIVHDRFTLYPIIEYDIALILLSSPLEMGPTVKAIPLADSIPNDGASAIVSGWGYTETGESPLHLKSVYVNIVNREECARAYNIESSKATICAASPWKGFCNADSGGPLTYNGKLVGIVSFGPTKPCGHPNVPGVYADVVELRKWIEEEAKKLSST; this comes from the exons ATGTTCTCTACATTATTAGCCCTGCTCTCAGTGGCAACTTTCAGTTGCGCATTGCACTTGCCGGTTGACCCAGAACTTCTATTGAAAAAAGGACCAATCAACAATCGCATCGTTGGAGGAGAGGACACACCGATAGAGACAATCCCTTGGCAAGTGTTGCTGCTAAAACTAGGACGGCCTTACTGTGGTGGCGTCGTCTACAGCAAAAACATCATAATAACAGCCGCCCACTGTGTTTGCGATAACTATGCCAATATTCTTGATCCCAAGATTTTTGATGTGCGCGTTGGCAGTAGTACGTCTAATAATGGTGGATCGGTTATTAAAGTTGCCAAGACAATCGTGCATGATCGTTTTACACTTTATCCAATAATTGAATATGACATCGCACTAATTTTGCTAAGTTCGCCCCTTGAAATGGGTCCAACTGTCAAGGCCATTCCACTAGCAGATTCAATTCCTAATGACGGAGCTTCAGCTATAGTCTCTGGATGGGGATATACGGAAACTGGAGAG TCTCCGCTCCATCTGAAAAGTGTATATGTGAACATTGTAAATCGCGAGGAGTGCGCCAGGGCTTATAATATAGAAAGTTCGAAAGCAACAATCTGTGCTGCTTCCCCTTGGAAAGGCTTTTGTAATGCAGATTCTGGTGGACCATTGACTTACAATGGTAAACTTGTGGGCATTGTTTCTTTTGGGCCTACTAAGCCTTGCGGTCATCCCAATGTTCCTGGTGTCTATGCAGATGTCGTGGAGCTTCGAAAATGGATCGAAGAGGAGGCCAAAAAACTAAGCTCAACGTGA